In Amphiprion ocellaris isolate individual 3 ecotype Okinawa chromosome 3, ASM2253959v1, whole genome shotgun sequence, one genomic interval encodes:
- the LOC111578844 gene encoding dispanin subfamily A member 2b-like produces MNPQGYPSASAPLQGVQYGQPEGPGMVQYTTVNVVAEPPKDHIIWSIFSFVHMNPCCLGLAALIHSVKARDRKMVGDLEGARHYGSTARSLNIAATVLICLIVLIFIIVYSVIVGQISSSIHRSSSYDYNFRG; encoded by the exons ATGAATCCTCAGGGTTACCCGAGTGCTTCGGCTCCACTGCAGGGGGTGCAGTATGGACAGCCTGAAGGCCCTGGAATGGTTCAGTACACCACCGTGAACGTCGTTGCGGAGCCCCCAAAGGACCACATCATCTGGTCCATCTTCAGCTTTGTCCACATGAACCCTTGTTGCCTCGGACTGGCAGCTCTCATCCACTCCGTCAAG GCCAGAGACCGGAAGATGGTTGGAGATCTGGAAGGGGCCCGACACTATGGTTCCACTGCTCGTTCCCTCAACATCGCCGCCACCGTCCTGATTTGCCTCATTGTCCTGATTTTCATTATTGTATACAGCGTGATTGTTGGACAGATCAGTTCTTCCATTCACAGAAGTTCCAGTTATGATTACAATTTCAGAGGGTAA
- the LOC111578839 gene encoding dispanin subfamily A member 2b-like has product MNPQGYPSASAPLQGVQYGQPEGPGMVQYTTVNVVAEPPKDHIIWSIFSFVHMNPCCLGLAALIHSVKARDRKMVGDLEGARHYGSTARSLNIAATVLICLLVLIVIIVYSVIAGQISSSMHSSYGRGSSYDYNFRG; this is encoded by the exons ATGAATCCTCAGGGTTACCCGAGTGCTTCGGCTCCACTGCAGGGGGTGCAGTATGGACAGCCTGAAGGCCCTGGAATGGTTCAGTACACCACCGTGAACGTCGTCGCGGAGCCCCCAAAGGACCACATCATCTGGTCCATCTTCAGCTTTGTCCACATGAACCCTTGTTGCCTCGGACTGGCAGCTCTCATCCACTCCGTCAAG GCCAGAGACCGGAAGATGGTTGGAGATCTGGAAGGGGCCCGACACTATGGTTCCACTGCTCGTTCCCTCAACATCGCCGCCACCGTCCTGATTTGCCTCCTTGTCCTGATTGTCATTATTGTATACAGCGTGATTGCTGGACAGATCAGTTCTTCCATGCACAGTTCATATGGCAGAGGTTCCAGTTATGATTACAATTTCAGAGGGTAA